A window from Hemicordylus capensis ecotype Gifberg chromosome 2, rHemCap1.1.pri, whole genome shotgun sequence encodes these proteins:
- the CAMKV gene encoding caM kinase-like vesicle-associated protein gives MPFGCVTLGDKKDYNQPSEVTDRYDLGQVIKTEEFCEIFRAKEKSTGKLYTCKKFLKRDGRKVRKAAKNEIIILKMVKHPNILQLVDVYVTRKEYFLFLELATGREVFDWILDQGYYSERDTSNVIRQVLEAVAYLHSLKIVHRNLKLENLVYYNRLKNSKIVISDFHLAKLENGLIKEPCGTPEYLAPEVVGRQRYGRPVDCWAIGVIMYILLSGNPPFYEEMDEDDYENHDKNLFRKILAGDYEFDPPYWDDISQAAKDLVARLMEVDQDQRITAEEAISHEWISGNAASDKNIKDGVCAQIEKNFARAKWKKAVRVTTMMKRLRAPEHTDGAKPTPPSAAATTTDSATTTETTATVQAKAEADSTAPATTEAAPVTTLATPATAVASLETTPAAPATTGETPAPTPAAPATYNGEETTAPSATPESWNEETG, from the exons AGAGGAGTTCTGTGAGATATTCCGTGCCAAGGAGAAGTCAACAGGGAAGCTCTATACATGCAAGAAGTTTCTGAAAAGGGATGGACGCAAAGTGCGGAAGGCAGCAAAGAATGAGATCATCATCCTGAAAAT GGTAAAACACCCCAATATCCTGCAGCTGGTGGATGTGTATGTTACCCGGAAAGAGTACTTTCTCTTCTTGGAGCT GGCTACCGGCCGGGAAGTGTTTGATTGGATCTTGGACCAGGGTTACTACTCTGAGCGTGACACCAGTAATGTCATCAGGCAGGTGCTGGAGGCTGTGGCATACTTGCATTCACTCAAGATCGTACACAGGAACCTCAAG CTAGAGAATTTAGTGTATTACAACCGCCTGAAGAACTCCAAGATTGTGATCAGTGACTTTCACCTGGCCAAGCTGGAGAATGGGCTTATCAAAGAACCTTGTGGAACCCCTGAGTATCTAG CTCCTGAGGTTGTAGGGCGCCAGCGATATGGGCGGCCCGTGGACTGCTGGGCTATTGGTGTGATCATGTATATTCT CTTGTCAGGGAACCCACCCTTCTATGAGGAGATGGACGAGGATGACTATGAGAACCATGACAAGAACCTGTTCCGTAAGATCTTGGCTGGTGACTATGAGTTCGACCCTCCCTATTGGGATGATATCTCACAGGCAG CCAAAGACCTGGTGGCCCGTCTGATGGAGGTGGATCAAGACCAGAGGATTACAGCAGAGGAGGCAATCTCGCATGAATG GATTTCTGGCAATGCAGCTTCAGACAAGAACATAAAGGATGGAGTATGTGCTCAGATTGAAAAAAATTTTGCCAGGGCAAAATGGAAG AAAGCTGTTCGAGTGACCACAATGATGAAAAGACTCCGGGCTCCTGAGCACACAGACGGAGCAAAGCCAACACCTCCCAGTGCTGCTGCCACAACGACAGACAGTGCCACCACAACAGAGACCACCGCCACCGTGCAGGCTAAAGCAGAAGCAGACAGCACAGCTCCAGCAACAACTGAGGCAGCCCCAGTGACGACACTGGCAACTCCAGCCACTGCAGTAGCAAGCCTGGAAACGACGCCGGCAGCTCCAGCAACTACAGGAGAAACTCCTGCTCCAACACCGGCAGCGCCAGCTACGTATAATGGGGAAGAAACCACTGCTCCTAGTGCCACCCCAGAGTCCTGGAATGAGGAGACTGGCTGA